A part of Magnetospirillum sp. ME-1 genomic DNA contains:
- a CDS encoding exonuclease domain-containing protein yields MSYIFYDTETTGLSAGFDQILQFAALITDDDLNVVEEVNLRCRAMPHVVLSPGALLITGMRPSEIAAAPLSHYQMIREIVALIRRHSPACMVGFNSLGYDEGMLRQAFYQTLHPVYLTNTGGNTRMDMLRAAHAVAQYAPDVLTLPTNDKGRVSFKLERLAAANGLLHDHAHDALSDTMATLALARLVRDKAPKVWEGLCRTRSKQAAGDFVSGNEMFWATDMAFGVPSILAGAICANPENPSEVAVFDLSLDPMPYMGMGVDDIRQLRKAQPRLIRIVKLNAQPILMPLDMAPASVCAIDMDVARERVQQIEKNTYFADAVGLAVASRYPERPPANYVEQRIYDGFPSRTDANLMEQFHAAPWIERPAIVAQLADERLRELGERLIYLEAPSILPDDVRGRYDAWRGDRVCADQTAPWVCLASARNELEKLKVTATEDFGDLLEEIGDYLEQVSDEIGREQANPQGSEEMFYLDKDGNKQDADLYDIDYKMPAHLDFSNPETVRFWEKYRKENPEAFDFS; encoded by the coding sequence ATGAGCTACATTTTCTACGACACTGAGACCACCGGCCTGAGTGCAGGATTCGACCAGATTCTCCAGTTCGCCGCCCTGATCACCGACGATGACCTGAACGTCGTCGAGGAGGTCAATCTTCGCTGCCGGGCGATGCCCCATGTGGTGCTGTCGCCGGGGGCGCTGCTGATCACCGGCATGCGCCCCTCCGAGATTGCCGCCGCCCCCTTGTCCCATTACCAGATGATCCGCGAGATCGTGGCGCTGATCCGGCGGCATTCCCCCGCCTGCATGGTGGGGTTCAACAGCCTGGGCTACGACGAGGGGATGCTGCGCCAGGCATTCTATCAGACCCTTCATCCGGTCTATCTCACCAACACCGGCGGCAACACCCGCATGGACATGCTACGCGCCGCCCACGCCGTTGCCCAGTATGCCCCCGATGTGCTGACCCTACCGACCAACGACAAGGGTAGGGTCTCGTTCAAGTTGGAACGGCTGGCCGCCGCCAACGGCCTGCTGCATGACCATGCCCACGACGCCTTGTCCGACACCATGGCGACACTGGCACTGGCTCGGTTGGTCCGTGACAAGGCCCCCAAGGTGTGGGAGGGGCTGTGCCGGACCCGCAGCAAACAGGCTGCCGGTGATTTCGTCTCCGGCAACGAGATGTTCTGGGCCACCGACATGGCCTTCGGGGTTCCCTCGATCCTGGCCGGTGCCATCTGCGCCAATCCCGAGAATCCATCCGAGGTGGCTGTGTTCGATCTCAGCCTTGATCCCATGCCCTATATGGGCATGGGGGTGGACGATATACGCCAACTGCGCAAAGCCCAGCCACGGCTGATCCGTATCGTGAAACTGAATGCCCAGCCCATTTTAATGCCACTGGACATGGCCCCGGCTTCGGTCTGCGCAATAGACATGGATGTTGCTCGTGAACGTGTTCAGCAAATTGAGAAGAACACATACTTCGCCGACGCGGTCGGGCTGGCCGTGGCTAGCCGCTATCCCGAAAGACCGCCCGCCAATTACGTGGAGCAGCGCATCTACGACGGCTTTCCCAGTCGGACGGATGCCAACCTAATGGAACAGTTTCATGCCGCCCCTTGGATCGAACGCCCGGCCATTGTCGCCCAACTGGCCGACGAACGACTCAGGGAATTAGGCGAACGGCTGATCTATCTCGAAGCCCCGTCGATCCTGCCCGATGATGTTCGTGGCCGTTATGACGCATGGCGAGGGGACCGTGTCTGCGCCGATCAAACAGCCCCTTGGGTTTGCTTGGCATCGGCTCGCAATGAGTTGGAGAAGTTGAAGGTAACGGCTACCGAAGATTTCGGCGACCTGCTGGAGGAAATCGGAGACTATCTGGAACAGGTTTCTGATGAGATCGGTAGGGAGCAGGCAAACCCCCAGGGCAGTGAAGAGATGTTCTATTTGGACAAGGATGGCAACAAACAGGACGCCGATCTCTACGACATCGACTACAAGATGCCTGCCCACCTGGATTTCAGCAATCCTGAAACTGTGAGGTTCTGGGAAAAGTACCGGAAAGAGAACCCCGAGGCGTTCGATTTTAGCTGA
- a CDS encoding GIY-YIG nuclease family protein: protein MMHGINANFYVDVTGLPIGQGAYVLLIELADNLVVKLSGRPEVTLSPGHYLYCGSARGPGGIKARVGRHMQREKSIRWHVDRLTTKGTVLGAWVFPGGDECELVAMLAGMPVPIPGFGSSDCEACASHLLAWLPGMVLPFGGRSN, encoded by the coding sequence ATGATGCATGGCATCAACGCAAACTTTTATGTCGATGTGACCGGGCTTCCCATTGGGCAGGGAGCCTACGTGCTGCTGATCGAGTTGGCCGACAACTTGGTGGTGAAGCTGTCGGGGCGACCCGAGGTTACCCTGTCTCCTGGGCACTACCTGTACTGCGGCAGCGCCCGAGGCCCCGGCGGCATCAAGGCCCGCGTTGGTCGACATATGCAGCGTGAGAAATCCATCCGATGGCACGTTGACCGGCTCACAACCAAAGGCACGGTGCTGGGGGCCTGGGTGTTTCCTGGTGGGGACGAATGCGAGTTGGTCGCCATGCTGGCGGGGATGCCGGTGCCGATTCCGGGGTTTGGGTCCAGCGACTGCGAGGCTTGCGCCTCCCATCTGCTGGCTTGGCTTCCAGGAATGGTGTTGCCATTCGGTGGGCGGTCAAACTGA
- a CDS encoding AAA family ATPase, translating to MKKPRLPTTTPTPTPTPTPTPSLNKFGEHYDQIDLGAPAPADNPPRPRDPGDLAAIYMLEAAFAAYPEVREMAGQGSAAIIVAVPPLWAKPVQRAWAFLMMRDGQIAENGDTFTSLRWRDPAEQLHIAFVREDAADARKTADGAAIVALALGHGGTAVGFAPDPETSLPAALLAAADATITLKPIDGQQLANVIEEITGTAPSEVIANSITAKISPDDLRLAVRAGQDADSAIRRLVAMIAKRQVVPDITLADLGGMHEAVTWGFSLAKDLAEYRDGTLSWSEVDRGVLLSGPPGCGKTTFARALAGSCGTPLIASSLGEWQAAGHLGDLLKAMRRTFDQARAAAPAILLVDEIDGFGDRSKFNNEYSDYWTQVVNSFLELVDGASGREGIILVGATNNPDRIDRAITRSGRLDRHITIGLPDESGLTKILRHHLGDDLSGEDLSAAAKLALGGTGADVARWVRGAKRRGRQGARTMLMEDIIAEIRGNAPEVCPSILRRCAIHEAGHAIAIAVLNPKTLCHVSIRQTSSTGGGVISLRPELDLATSADIDELITILLAGRAAEEIMLGAASSGSGGTAESDLAKATLMATSAITALGLGGATTPIWSGMPSPDTIDILLSRRPDIGRQVEARLDRAYGAAKALITAHSGSLDRIVDRLIEVETLSGAEVLALLLPGSMSAELEAC from the coding sequence ATGAAAAAGCCCCGTCTCCCGACGACAACGCCAACGCCGACGCCGACGCCGACGCCGACGCCGAGCCTCAACAAGTTCGGCGAACACTACGACCAAATCGACCTTGGTGCCCCTGCCCCCGCAGACAACCCGCCGCGCCCACGCGATCCTGGCGACTTGGCTGCGATCTACATGCTTGAGGCCGCGTTTGCCGCATACCCGGAAGTCCGGGAGATGGCGGGACAAGGCAGTGCTGCCATTATCGTCGCAGTCCCTCCCCTTTGGGCCAAGCCAGTCCAAAGGGCCTGGGCGTTCCTTATGATGCGAGACGGCCAAATCGCGGAAAATGGCGATACCTTCACTTCATTGCGGTGGCGTGATCCCGCTGAGCAGCTCCATATTGCATTCGTTCGAGAGGACGCGGCAGATGCAAGAAAGACGGCGGATGGAGCGGCCATTGTCGCCCTTGCCCTCGGCCATGGGGGCACCGCTGTCGGCTTTGCCCCTGATCCTGAGACAAGTCTTCCAGCCGCCCTTCTGGCTGCTGCGGATGCGACAATCACACTGAAGCCAATCGATGGCCAGCAACTGGCCAATGTGATTGAGGAGATCACGGGTACAGCCCCCAGCGAGGTTATCGCGAATTCAATCACCGCCAAGATTTCTCCCGATGATCTCAGGCTGGCGGTGCGAGCTGGCCAGGACGCCGACAGCGCGATCCGCCGTCTCGTCGCCATGATCGCCAAGCGGCAGGTTGTGCCCGATATCACACTTGCCGACCTGGGCGGGATGCATGAGGCCGTGACCTGGGGATTTTCCTTGGCCAAAGACCTCGCCGAGTATCGCGACGGCACTTTGTCTTGGTCCGAGGTGGATCGTGGGGTGTTGCTGTCTGGCCCGCCTGGGTGCGGCAAGACGACCTTTGCCAGGGCTCTCGCCGGTAGTTGCGGAACGCCGCTGATTGCCTCCAGTCTTGGTGAATGGCAGGCGGCAGGCCACCTTGGCGACCTCCTTAAGGCTATGCGACGAACATTTGATCAAGCCCGGGCGGCAGCCCCGGCGATCCTTCTTGTCGACGAAATCGATGGCTTTGGCGATCGATCGAAATTCAATAATGAGTACAGCGACTACTGGACCCAGGTCGTCAATTCGTTTCTTGAGTTGGTTGACGGAGCTTCTGGACGAGAAGGAATCATTCTAGTGGGCGCCACCAATAACCCCGACAGGATCGACCGGGCTATTACTCGTTCCGGCCGCCTGGATCGTCACATTACGATCGGGCTACCCGACGAGAGTGGCCTGACCAAAATCTTGCGCCATCACCTTGGCGATGATCTTTCCGGGGAAGACTTGTCGGCCGCCGCCAAACTGGCCCTCGGCGGTACGGGTGCTGATGTGGCTCGCTGGGTCCGCGGTGCCAAACGTCGTGGTCGACAAGGAGCCCGGACCATGCTCATGGAGGATATCATCGCCGAAATCCGCGGTAATGCCCCTGAGGTGTGCCCCTCAATCCTTCGCCGTTGTGCTATCCACGAGGCCGGTCACGCCATTGCCATTGCCGTCCTCAATCCCAAGACATTGTGCCATGTCAGCATCAGACAGACTTCCTCTACAGGCGGAGGCGTGATCAGCCTGCGGCCTGAACTCGACCTGGCTACATCCGCCGATATCGATGAGTTGATTACGATCCTGTTGGCGGGCCGGGCCGCCGAGGAAATTATGCTTGGCGCGGCTTCAAGTGGATCCGGAGGTACCGCCGAGAGTGATTTGGCCAAGGCCACGTTGATGGCAACATCGGCGATTACGGCCTTGGGTTTGGGTGGGGCAACGACGCCGATATGGTCTGGCATGCCGTCTCCCGACACAATCGACATCCTTCTCTCGCGTCGGCCCGACATCGGCCGCCAGGTCGAAGCGCGTCTTGACAGGGCCTATGGCGCAGCCAAGGCTTTGATCACTGCCCACTCGGGTTCACTGGACCGAATTGTCGATCGGTTGATTGAGGTCGAGACGTTGAGTGGCGCCGAGGTGCTGGCCCTGCTGTTGCCCGGATCGATGTCGGCAGAGTTGGAGGCCTGCTGA
- a CDS encoding hemerythrin domain-containing protein codes for MRLRWQETMNLGMAEIDAAHQHLFHLLDAVAVAVESRLLGAAQISAGEFLEAALQHLASEESLFDRVAGFHDSHRHMNTHNEARRTFSRLHSALCDNADLSEARTILDGLIPDMIIRLHQEDTTLVSALQN; via the coding sequence ATGCGTTTACGCTGGCAGGAAACGATGAACCTGGGCATGGCCGAAATAGATGCCGCTCACCAACACCTGTTTCATCTGCTTGATGCCGTTGCGGTTGCTGTTGAATCTCGGCTGCTTGGGGCAGCTCAAATTTCGGCGGGCGAATTTCTGGAGGCTGCATTGCAGCACCTCGCCAGTGAAGAAAGCTTGTTCGACCGTGTGGCTGGTTTCCACGATTCACACCGCCATATGAACACCCACAATGAAGCTCGGCGAACATTTTCACGGTTGCATTCCGCGCTCTGCGACAACGCTGACCTGAGTGAAGCCCGAACGATTCTAGACGGGCTAATCCCCGACATGATCATCCGCTTGCACCAAGAAGACACGACCTTGGTTTCCGCGTTGCAGAATTGA
- a CDS encoding LexA family protein yields MFASNPNAPLPPGTCQASSRGFAPSDATAPIYSALVAAGFPSPADDHLEGKLDLHELMVRRPAATFFCKADGDSMTGAGIHSGDLLVVDRSVQPHDGDIVVATLDGGLTVKTLRKTEAGWELASANPDYPSFPVDPDDGVQIWGVVTFAVSALTKR; encoded by the coding sequence ATGTTCGCATCCAACCCAAATGCCCCATTGCCGCCCGGCACCTGCCAGGCATCCTCCCGTGGCTTCGCCCCATCCGACGCCACCGCGCCGATCTATTCGGCTCTGGTTGCCGCCGGATTCCCCAGCCCTGCTGATGACCACCTCGAAGGTAAGCTCGACCTCCACGAGTTGATGGTGAGGCGACCGGCGGCGACGTTCTTCTGCAAGGCCGATGGTGACAGCATGACCGGCGCAGGAATCCATAGCGGCGATCTGCTGGTGGTGGATCGTTCGGTCCAGCCCCATGACGGTGACATCGTTGTCGCCACCTTGGATGGAGGGCTGACGGTGAAGACCTTGCGCAAAACCGAGGCCGGTTGGGAATTGGCCTCTGCCAATCCCGACTATCCCAGCTTCCCGGTTGATCCCGACGACGGTGTCCAGATTTGGGGTGTCGTCACCTTCGCCGTATCGGCCCTGACCAAGCGGTGA
- a CDS encoding HU family DNA-binding protein, protein MNKSELIAAVADGANMTKADAGNAIDAVFAAITTAMKSGDDVRLVGFGTFSVSARPARQGRNPQTGKTLTIAASKSPKFSAGKSLKDTINGR, encoded by the coding sequence ATGAACAAGTCCGAACTAATAGCTGCCGTCGCCGATGGTGCCAACATGACCAAGGCCGACGCGGGTAATGCCATTGATGCTGTTTTTGCAGCCATCACCACCGCCATGAAATCGGGTGATGACGTTCGTCTGGTCGGCTTTGGAACATTCTCGGTTTCTGCTCGTCCTGCACGTCAAGGCCGGAATCCGCAGACTGGCAAAACCCTGACTATTGCGGCCAGTAAATCCCCCAAATTTTCCGCCGGAAAGAGCCTCAAGGACACCATCAATGGCCGATGA
- a CDS encoding helix-turn-helix domain-containing protein, translating into MPPRKSDKPVPAPKPAKAIKKAGRSTRGRLDDGSANPIDVHVGARIRLRRTLLGMSQEKLGECLGLTFQQVQKYERGANRVGASRLFDLSRVLDVRVGYFFEEISATAQAASPVEVIRGNVTKSVNTPEENPMTRRETLELVRAYFTIADPKVREQVLAMAKALGPR; encoded by the coding sequence ATGCCGCCACGTAAGAGCGACAAGCCTGTCCCGGCCCCCAAACCTGCCAAGGCAATCAAGAAGGCGGGGCGGTCCACCCGTGGCCGGCTGGACGATGGCAGCGCCAATCCCATTGATGTCCATGTTGGCGCCCGCATTCGGCTACGCCGCACCCTGCTGGGCATGAGCCAGGAAAAGCTCGGCGAATGCCTTGGTCTGACCTTCCAGCAGGTGCAGAAATACGAACGTGGAGCCAATCGCGTTGGAGCATCCAGGCTGTTCGATCTGTCACGTGTTCTGGATGTGCGGGTAGGCTATTTTTTCGAGGAGATTTCTGCGACCGCACAGGCGGCGTCGCCTGTCGAGGTGATTAGGGGCAACGTCACAAAATCAGTTAATACCCCTGAGGAAAACCCAATGACGAGGCGGGAAACACTCGAATTGGTCCGGGCTTATTTCACCATCGCCGATCCCAAGGTCCGAGAACAGGTTCTGGCAATGGCCAAGGCGTTAGGGCCGAGATGA
- a CDS encoding retroviral-like aspartic protease family protein: MALASGKGDFLGSKFGFKPVVRTCWEMRSLSRKIISISLATALYGSLPSNAHAEAVPLVQESGIYVLPVNIGGAMTLKFVLDSGASDVTLPSDVVQKLMRQGVVKQRDFIGAQTYGLADGSTVRSARLILHELKVGNVVVRDVTASVAPVGGALLLGQSFLSKLPRWSIDNTQHALILGEDPLPAGVDTSPQKALARTSEPSFEAAKAAYERGDFAAAARLSKPLAEQGDAMSQIAMAFLYFSGQGVPKDYTEAARWYRLAADQGNASGQHSLGRMYAAGLGVPQDPIAAYKWFNLAVSNGDTTATQSRDAVGAKMTVMQINEAQKQSRDWKPRSQ, from the coding sequence GTGGCGCTCGCTTCCGGGAAGGGCGACTTTTTAGGTTCGAAATTCGGCTTCAAACCTGTAGTTAGGACATGCTGGGAGATGCGTTCTCTGAGTAGAAAAATTATCAGCATCTCCTTAGCAACGGCTCTCTACGGCTCCCTCCCATCCAATGCTCACGCAGAGGCCGTCCCCCTGGTTCAGGAGAGTGGCATCTACGTCTTACCCGTTAACATCGGCGGTGCCATGACGTTGAAGTTCGTTCTCGACAGCGGTGCCTCCGACGTGACGCTGCCCTCGGACGTGGTGCAGAAGCTGATGCGTCAGGGTGTGGTGAAGCAACGCGATTTTATCGGCGCTCAAACCTACGGCCTTGCCGATGGCTCCACGGTTCGAAGTGCTAGGCTCATTCTCCATGAGCTAAAGGTTGGCAATGTCGTCGTCAGAGACGTAACGGCCAGCGTCGCCCCGGTCGGCGGTGCGCTTCTCCTCGGACAAAGCTTCCTGTCGAAGTTGCCGCGCTGGTCAATCGATAATACGCAACATGCGCTGATCCTTGGAGAAGACCCTTTGCCTGCCGGGGTAGACACGTCCCCACAGAAGGCGTTGGCACGGACATCAGAACCCTCGTTTGAAGCCGCAAAGGCAGCCTACGAGCGGGGAGACTTTGCTGCCGCCGCTCGCCTTTCAAAACCGCTGGCGGAACAGGGCGATGCGATGAGCCAAATTGCCATGGCCTTCTTGTACTTTTCCGGCCAGGGCGTGCCAAAGGACTATACCGAAGCGGCAAGGTGGTATCGTCTGGCCGCCGATCAAGGAAATGCCAGCGGTCAACATAGCTTGGGGCGCATGTATGCCGCTGGACTTGGTGTCCCCCAAGACCCTATCGCAGCCTACAAGTGGTTCAACTTGGCAGTCAGTAACGGCGATACAACGGCGACACAGTCTCGGGATGCTGTTGGGGCTAAAATGACCGTCATGCAGATCAATGAGGCACAAAAGCAATCCCGCGATTGGAAGCCAAGGTCTCAATAG
- a CDS encoding Y-family DNA polymerase, whose amino-acid sequence MAVYALVDCNNFYVSCERVFNPALEGKPVIVMSNNDGCAVARSAEAKAIGVDMAAPAFKLRHLVESHGLVMLSSNYALYGDMSERVMSVLATFSPGAEVYSIDECFLDLDGLPVDDLTAWSQQIRATVRRWTGIPVSVGIGSTKTLAKLANRLAKKSKKANGALDLTRDVRWVEAALKQTPVGDVWGIGRQYAAHCGVNGIRTAYDLTLQSDGWIKKTMGAVGLRTVMELRGTTVHTLDTAPSDKQTTCCSRSFGEAVADYGQVRDAVVTFASRAAEKIRGQGLVAGALQVFAYTDRFRPDQPQFSLNAMIRLSPPTSSTPHIIGAALKGLESSWRDGYGYKKAGVIMLDLVRPEDIPRDLFSPPPDAGVKPKALMTAVDGINRRLGKGSVGYGLAPKDAPWQMRCDSRTPSYTTSWDELPLVKA is encoded by the coding sequence ATGGCGGTCTACGCCCTGGTGGACTGCAACAACTTCTATGTCTCATGTGAACGGGTGTTCAACCCGGCGCTTGAAGGCAAGCCGGTCATCGTCATGTCCAACAATGACGGTTGCGCCGTGGCCCGGTCTGCCGAGGCCAAGGCCATCGGCGTGGATATGGCCGCCCCCGCCTTCAAGCTGCGACATCTGGTCGAGAGCCACGGCCTGGTCATGCTGTCGTCCAATTATGCCTTGTACGGGGATATGTCCGAGCGGGTCATGTCGGTGTTGGCGACGTTCTCGCCGGGTGCCGAGGTCTATTCCATCGACGAATGCTTCCTCGATCTGGACGGCCTGCCGGTTGATGACCTGACAGCATGGTCCCAGCAGATAAGGGCTACCGTGCGACGCTGGACCGGCATTCCGGTATCTGTCGGCATCGGGTCCACCAAGACCCTGGCGAAGTTGGCCAACAGGCTGGCAAAGAAATCCAAGAAGGCGAACGGTGCGCTCGATTTGACCCGTGATGTCCGATGGGTGGAAGCCGCCCTGAAACAGACGCCGGTCGGAGATGTGTGGGGCATTGGACGCCAGTACGCCGCCCATTGCGGAGTCAACGGCATCCGCACAGCCTACGATCTGACGCTACAGTCGGACGGCTGGATCAAGAAGACCATGGGCGCGGTCGGATTGCGCACAGTGATGGAATTGCGTGGGACGACCGTCCACACCCTGGACACCGCGCCATCGGATAAGCAGACCACGTGCTGCTCTCGGTCATTCGGTGAGGCAGTGGCCGATTACGGCCAGGTCCGTGATGCGGTTGTGACATTTGCTAGTCGTGCCGCTGAGAAGATCAGGGGGCAGGGGCTGGTGGCTGGGGCGCTCCAGGTTTTCGCCTACACAGACAGATTCCGCCCCGACCAGCCGCAGTTCTCGCTCAACGCCATGATCCGGCTATCGCCGCCGACATCGTCCACGCCGCACATCATCGGCGCGGCACTAAAAGGTCTGGAATCGTCATGGCGTGATGGTTACGGCTATAAGAAGGCAGGGGTGATTATGCTTGATCTTGTGCGGCCCGAAGACATCCCTCGCGATCTGTTCTCGCCTCCGCCGGACGCTGGGGTAAAGCCCAAGGCGCTCATGACCGCCGTGGACGGTATCAACCGCCGCCTGGGCAAGGGATCGGTCGGCTACGGCTTGGCCCCGAAAGACGCACCTTGGCAGATGCGCTGCGACAGTAGGACGCCAAGCTACACGACCAGTTGGGACGAACTGCCGCTGGTGAAGGCGTAG
- a CDS encoding MucR family transcriptional regulator — protein MADDVKALTTKIVASYLGRNTLEAAEIPSLIKSVYSSLVSTDVPVVAPTHRQLPAVSVKRSVTPEYIVCLECGGHQKMLKRHLMTAHGLPPDEYRAKWSLPSDYPMVAPEYATRRSEFAKAVGLGHSRTKRKPEPVG, from the coding sequence ATGGCCGATGACGTGAAGGCGCTAACCACCAAAATCGTTGCCTCCTACTTGGGTCGCAACACCTTGGAAGCAGCGGAAATCCCGAGCCTGATTAAGTCTGTTTATTCGTCCTTGGTCAGCACGGATGTGCCGGTCGTGGCACCTACCCATCGCCAGTTGCCTGCCGTTTCGGTAAAGAGGTCCGTGACCCCGGAATACATTGTCTGCCTGGAATGCGGTGGCCACCAGAAGATGTTGAAGCGACATCTTATGACCGCCCATGGACTGCCGCCTGATGAGTATCGCGCCAAGTGGTCCTTGCCCAGTGATTATCCCATGGTGGCCCCGGAATATGCCACTCGCAGGTCAGAGTTCGCAAAGGCGGTTGGGTTGGGCCATTCCAGGACAAAGCGCAAGCCCGAACCAGTTGGCTAA